In Triplophysa rosa linkage group LG2, Trosa_1v2, whole genome shotgun sequence, the genomic window CTGCATTTTAGTTCTCTCTTCCTGCAGTTTCGTAAGAAACAGGAAACACGAGACAGAAAGAGCATACGCCGAAGAAGTCAGTCGGCTGTCTGGTTTGTTTACATCAGGAGGAGGCGGCAGAACAGAGGCTGTCTTGACAGAATGCCGCAAAGTTTTTACTGTGACATGTAACATCAAATGATAAGGAGCCATGGGCGCGTTAACGTTTCTGTCTGTGCTGTACTGGTTGCTGTTTTGCCCACTGGTGTCCGGGGAACAGGTGGCATTTGTAGAGGTGTTTCTGGAAGACCATCAGGATGTTTTACAGGGAGAGGTGGTCCAGGAGAGTCTGGAGAACGACCCCGTGGAAAACCAAAGCAAAAAGAAACACGATCTCGAAGGAGACCTGGTTTTAGTAAGTTGGCAGCGCATGCATTCATGATCTTAATATTGCATTAGTTACATTCCCCGTATTGAATTGATCTAACTTGTACTgggtttaaaatgtacaattttgcatttttagacaTTACATTCAAATGCAATAGATGTTATGAGGGCTGGTGGTTAAAGATAAAGGATAACAAGACTGATACAGTGCATTGCATAACTCATAACATTACATTGTGCCTTTGGGCAAGACACTTAATTCCAGGTTGAATTCAGGGCATTTGTACATTCATAAGTTCTCACAAAACCTAACTAGTCTATCACAATGTGTCAAGTGACATGTTTTTTCTCTATGCAGATAAAAGATGAAGCTCTTGAAACGAATGGTAATGAAAAATATCCAAAAGATCAGAACCCCTGGATAGGAGTGGTACCGGTCCGAATGGAGGAAGGCACAGTTTCTAATAACAACAACCAAGAGTCTTTTGCTTCCTCTGTGGTTAATAAGGTATTCAAAAAAACATTGTGACAGCAGAAACATGAATATACACTGATAAAATAGATATTTTTTACTCTGTAGATGAAGCGAGCTCTTGTTTTAGGTGCATCTGCTTTGATCATACTGGCCTTGAACCAGAATACCATCAGAGAGGTAAAGAAATAGCTATTGTGTCCCATAAACATTTAGGTGATGTAATTATGAGGCAGGTAAAGAGATGATGGCTGATATATTGAATTTTTCTATATAGATGGATCTCTCTCAGGTCCTCTCTAAGCCAATCATTGTTATTCAGACGTCCGAAAATGTTACAAAGCTCATCGGAGCACTCCTCAGGTAAATACATTTCAACTCCTTAAATTCTCTATCTTTGTCTACTTGTTGCAAATCCTCAAatatttaaaaggatagttcacccaaaaatgaaaattctgtcatgagttactcactctctagttgctccaaacctgtataaaattatttgtttggttgaacacagaaaaagatatttggaagaatgcttgtaaccaaacagatatcaCTCtctagtttttattattaaattagttaaattatttgtttggttgaacacagaaaaagatatttggaagaatgcttgtaaccaaacagatcttggacgccattgactagcatagttggaaaaattacaatgatagTGAAAAGTGCAcctgaactgtttgctgtcttacattcttcaaaatatctttttctttgtgttcaacagaacaaaaaaacaaagtattttttcctatggtagtcagtggggtccaagaactgtttggttacaagcatacttccaaatatctttctctgtattcatcacaacaaagaaatttatacagatttggaacaactcgaaggtcagtgaatgaagacagaatttttattttttgggtgaactatccctttaaattcaaaatatccCAGATCAACAAATCGTCTTGACCATTTTGCCTTTTAGaaattttattctgtttttaggGGCCTTCATGCAACAGCAAAAATCACCTATAAGACTTTTCTACAGGACAGCCTGGTAAGATTTTCTACTGCTCATAAGCTTTTGCAATGCTAGCAGGCAGCTTAGTTCCATGTTTGCGGTTTTGTGGTTCATTAGTGTTAAAGTGTGATATTTCTTCATGCAATGTCACAGGGGGCCACCCTGACCCTTTGGTCCACCTGTGGGCGTTCGAGAAGCGGGCTGTACGGAGAGTGGCAGGGGGTCATATGCACCGGAGAGACCAACTCTCAAGTCCAAGTATGAATGTTCGGAAGACATCTCATGTAATGCAGGATTTATGTATTATCGCTTTTTCTTGCAGATTAAATTCAgggtgcagctatgacacgagTGATTgaataaagttttattttcacttaataaatcattttagaaGAGACAGTTCATCTTTAATTTATACCTTTTTTTACCTACAATTTTGTGCACCTGTTCATTGTGTGTCCAGAAATATCTTCAGCAGCTGTGGAACACTGTTGTTCTGGTGGCCCTGGTCCTCTGCACAGGTGTCATAGTTCAAGCACGCTGGCAGTTCCAGGACAACCAGTTCAATGATGATTTAGAGGTGAGCACTGTGGCTTGTTTTTAATACGGgttcattatatttttttaaagctccTTAGCATTTTTAAATCTGAATAAGATGTGCAATGATCAGTTTGAAATGGTGACGGTTACAGTAAAACATCTAGTTCTAAATGGCATAATGTTAAGAAGCAAACCCTTTGTCTTACAGTCACACCTTAAGCAGGACGTTTTAAAGAGATTATCAGCACTGAAGACCAGAATATACCGGCAACCTAAAGTGAGGTGTGACCCAACCCAAACACAGCCAATGGAGATGGAGAATTGTGCAGTTTGTTTAGAGCAATACAACAACAACCAGGTGACGTATTTGGCACATATACGGTACTTATGCTTTTTCaatgtataattttttattgtttaataaaagatcttaaagggatactccacccaaaaatgaccattCTGTCACCTGTATAAACTTTTTCTGTGGAACGcaaagaaaggtatttggaagaatgttagcaactgagatttctggggcaccctTTACTACCATATAGTAGAACAAATATTGTATactatttttgttctgttgaaatgtAGGataacaaacagttctggggcacctttgactaccattttttttctactatggtagtcaatggtgccccagaaatctcagttgctaacattcttccaaatatctttgtgttcaaccgaaaaatgaaatgtatacaggtttggaacaacttaagagtgaataattcatgacagaattttcatttttgactgGACCATCCCTTTAACATATGCCTGCTTTTCTTTTTGGGTATTTTAGTGTTTAAGGGTGTTACCGTGTCTCCACGAGTTCCACAGAGATTGCGTGGATCCCTGGCTTCTCCTGCAGCAGACCTGTCCACTCTGCAAACGCAGTGTACTCGGTGAGAAAGACACAACCTTCACTCGACCCTGACTTTAATAGTCAACCTGTCATATCtt contains:
- the rnf215 gene encoding RING finger protein 215 — its product is MGALTFLSVLYWLLFCPLVSGEQVAFVEVFLEDHQDVLQGEVVQESLENDPVENQSKKKHDLEGDLVLIKDEALETNGNEKYPKDQNPWIGVVPVRMEEGTVSNNNNQESFASSVVNKMKRALVLGASALIILALNQNTIREMDLSQVLSKPIIVIQTSENVTKLIGALLRGLHATAKITYKTFLQDSLGATLTLWSTCGRSRSGLYGEWQGVICTGETNSQVQKYLQQLWNTVVLVALVLCTGVIVQARWQFQDNQFNDDLESHLKQDVLKRLSALKTRIYRQPKVRCDPTQTQPMEMENCAVCLEQYNNNQCLRVLPCLHEFHRDCVDPWLLLQQTCPLCKRSVLGNHY